The following coding sequences are from one Eucalyptus grandis isolate ANBG69807.140 chromosome 11, ASM1654582v1, whole genome shotgun sequence window:
- the LOC104427095 gene encoding O-acyltransferase WSD1 isoform X2 produces MEEGGSEYGKPCTRPDFSSPKGSSSPSENDSFLKSYISQIAMQPFPQGQPLWEIHIIKCPTSEAQETLIFKLHHALGDGYSLVAALLSCLQRADDPSLPVTFPSVKKFSSANKDDRNIGLRKVVSRCFSPLVNTVRDFGWSLLKSTCVKDDLSPIRSGSESLQPFSVSTITFSLDQIKEIKSRLRVTVNDVILGVIFLATRLYMQRVSTNSNLSTNSTALVLLNTRNLRDYKPVKDMVRPNSESPWGNHFAFLHVPIPKVKPSDSQFSDPLKFVHKTHEVIKRKRSSFGVILTGKLLEIMQKCRNAEAVAKHISRTARNSSMCISNLIGPVDNLSLANHPLKGMYYTIAGTPENLLITIFSYAGNLRVAVGAEQGFIDSELYNHSLLDAFDMILRDACQKQ; encoded by the exons atggaagaaggtGGGAGTGAATATGGAAAACCATGTACACGTCCCGATTTTTCCTCTCCAAAGGGCTCGTCCTCTCCATCCGAGAATGACAGTTTCCTCAAAAGTTACATTTCACAAATAGCTATGCAACCATTTCCACAAGGCCAACCGCTGTGGGAAATACATATTATCAAGTGTCCAACCAGTGAAGCACaggaaaccctaattttcaagCTTCACCATGCGCTTGGTGATGGCTATTCTCTTGTGGCTGCTCTCTTGTCTTGCCTTCAAAGAGCTGACGATCCTTCTCTTCCAGTAACTTTTCCCTCAGTCAAAAAGTTCAGCTCAGCCAATAAAGATGACAGAAACATCGGACTTCGGAAGGTGGTTAGCAGATGTTTTTCCCCGCTTGTCAACACCGTAAGAGATTTCGGTTGGAGCTTGTTGAAAAGCACTTGTGTCAAGGATGATTTGTCGCCAATTCGGTCCGGTTCGGAGAGCCTCCAGCCATTTTCAGTGTCGACGATCACGTTCTCGTTGGATCAGATTAAAGAGATCAAGTCTCGCCTTCGAGTG ACCGTCAACGATGTGATTTTGGGAGTAATCTTCTTGGCAACTCGATTGTACATGCAAAGAGTGAGCACAAACTCGAACCTGAGCACCAACTCCACAGCACTGGTGTTGCTAAATACAAGGAATTTGCGAGATTACAAGCCAGTGAAAGATATGGTCCGACCTAATTCGGAGTCACCATGGGGAAATCATTTTGCATTCTTGCATGTGCCGATACCGAAAGTGAAACCAAGCGATTCTCAGTTCTCTGATCCTTTGAAGTTTGTCCACAAAACTCATGAGGTGATCAAGAGGAAACGAAGCTCCTTCGGTGTAATCCTCACAGGGAAGCTACTTGAGATCATGCAGAAATGCAGAAACGCAGAG GCTGTAGCAAAGCACATCAGCAGGACAGCGAGAAACTCGAGCATGTGCATCTCCAACCTTATAGGGCCAGTGGACAATTTGTCTCTGGCTAATCATCCTCTTAAAGGCATGTACTACACCATCGCCGGCACACCTgag AATCTCCTCATAACGATCTTCAGCTATGCGGGAAATCTGAGAGTGGCCGTTGGAGCTGAGCAAGGCTTCATAGACTCCGAGCTGTACAACCATTCGCTGCTTGATGCTTTCGACATGATCCTTCGCGACGCATGTCAGAAGCAGTAG
- the LOC104427095 gene encoding O-acyltransferase WSD1 isoform X1: MEEGGSEYGKPCTRPDFSSPKGSSSPSENDSFLKSYISQIAMQPFPQGQPLWEIHIIKCPTSEAQETLIFKLHHALGDGYSLVAALLSCLQRADDPSLPVTFPSVKKFSSANKDDRNIGLRKVVSRCFSPLVNTVRDFGWSLLKSTCVKDDLSPIRSGSESLQPFSVSTITFSLDQIKEIKSRLRVTVNDVILGVIFLATRLYMQRVSTNSNLSTNSTALVLLNTRNLRDYKPVKDMVRPNSESPWGNHFAFLHVPIPKVKPSDSQFSDPLKFVHKTHEVIKRKRSSFGVILTGKLLEIMQKCRNAEYLQAVAKHISRTARNSSMCISNLIGPVDNLSLANHPLKGMYYTIAGTPENLLITIFSYAGNLRVAVGAEQGFIDSELYNHSLLDAFDMILRDACQKQ, encoded by the exons atggaagaaggtGGGAGTGAATATGGAAAACCATGTACACGTCCCGATTTTTCCTCTCCAAAGGGCTCGTCCTCTCCATCCGAGAATGACAGTTTCCTCAAAAGTTACATTTCACAAATAGCTATGCAACCATTTCCACAAGGCCAACCGCTGTGGGAAATACATATTATCAAGTGTCCAACCAGTGAAGCACaggaaaccctaattttcaagCTTCACCATGCGCTTGGTGATGGCTATTCTCTTGTGGCTGCTCTCTTGTCTTGCCTTCAAAGAGCTGACGATCCTTCTCTTCCAGTAACTTTTCCCTCAGTCAAAAAGTTCAGCTCAGCCAATAAAGATGACAGAAACATCGGACTTCGGAAGGTGGTTAGCAGATGTTTTTCCCCGCTTGTCAACACCGTAAGAGATTTCGGTTGGAGCTTGTTGAAAAGCACTTGTGTCAAGGATGATTTGTCGCCAATTCGGTCCGGTTCGGAGAGCCTCCAGCCATTTTCAGTGTCGACGATCACGTTCTCGTTGGATCAGATTAAAGAGATCAAGTCTCGCCTTCGAGTG ACCGTCAACGATGTGATTTTGGGAGTAATCTTCTTGGCAACTCGATTGTACATGCAAAGAGTGAGCACAAACTCGAACCTGAGCACCAACTCCACAGCACTGGTGTTGCTAAATACAAGGAATTTGCGAGATTACAAGCCAGTGAAAGATATGGTCCGACCTAATTCGGAGTCACCATGGGGAAATCATTTTGCATTCTTGCATGTGCCGATACCGAAAGTGAAACCAAGCGATTCTCAGTTCTCTGATCCTTTGAAGTTTGTCCACAAAACTCATGAGGTGATCAAGAGGAAACGAAGCTCCTTCGGTGTAATCCTCACAGGGAAGCTACTTGAGATCATGCAGAAATGCAGAAACGCAGAG TACTTGCAGGCTGTAGCAAAGCACATCAGCAGGACAGCGAGAAACTCGAGCATGTGCATCTCCAACCTTATAGGGCCAGTGGACAATTTGTCTCTGGCTAATCATCCTCTTAAAGGCATGTACTACACCATCGCCGGCACACCTgag AATCTCCTCATAACGATCTTCAGCTATGCGGGAAATCTGAGAGTGGCCGTTGGAGCTGAGCAAGGCTTCATAGACTCCGAGCTGTACAACCATTCGCTGCTTGATGCTTTCGACATGATCCTTCGCGACGCATGTCAGAAGCAGTAG